Genomic DNA from Candidatus Nitronereus thalassa:
TAATTGGCTTGCCCAGCATTTCCCATCACCCCAACGACTGAAGCCATGTTAATAATTCGACCATACCGCTGTTTGGACATGGGACCGAGAGCGGCTTTCGTACAATAAAACGTCCCCGTCAAGTTGACTTGTATTACCGCGTTCCAATCCTCATCCTTCATGCGCACCACGAGTCCATCACGAGTGATACCGGCATTATTCACAAATATATCAATGCGGCCCCACTCCTTGACCACTTGATCCACCAACGCCTTCACATCATCCCATTGCCCGACATTGGTCGATACCGCCATGGCCTGTCGATGATGCTTCTTTACCTGATCGACGGTTTCCTGACAACGCTCAGCATCGAGATCCGCCACCACCACATCAGCGCCCGCTTGAGCCAACAATTCTGCAATGGCCTGTCCAATGCCTTGAGCAGCTCCCGTCACCACGGCTTTTTTCCCTTCAAGCACATTCGCCTCGCATTGTTCTGTTCAAATTAAAAAAGATATCAACCTAACGTGAGCTATGCGACTTTCTTAAGGATAGACAATGTCGTTTCTAGGGATTCGGGATCATGCACGTTACACAATGTGGCTTCCGGTAAAATCCTTTTCACCAGACCGGTTAAAACCGTGCCTGGCCCAATCTCGACGAATATAGTAACGCCCATTTCCCCCATGACGCGAATGGATTGCTCCCAAAGCACGGACGAAGGCAACTGACGAATCAGCGACTCTCGAATTTCCCCGGCCGAAGTTAATGCCTTCGCATCGGCATTATTAATCAGTGGAACCTGTAAATCGGATATGGCCGCCGATTCAACAAAGGAGGATAATCGATCAGCCGCAGGCTTCATCAATGCCGTATGCACCGGCACACTCACCGGCAGCGGCATAGCCCGGCGACATCCCTTTGCCTTGGCGATTTCGATGGCCCGCTCCACCGCGGCTTTTTC
This window encodes:
- the fabG gene encoding 3-oxoacyl-[acyl-carrier-protein] reductase, producing MLEGKKAVVTGAAQGIGQAIAELLAQAGADVVVADLDAERCQETVDQVKKHHRQAMAVSTNVGQWDDVKALVDQVVKEWGRIDIFVNNAGITRDGLVVRMKDEDWNAVIQVNLTGTFYCTKAALGPMSKQRYGRIINMASVVGVMGNAGQANYAASKAAVIGLTKTIAREYASRNITVNAVAPGFIDTAMTQALGQDVREMLSKQIPLGRLGEARDIAEAVKFLASDAAGYITGQVLHVNGGMHMA